The following proteins come from a genomic window of Thermocrinis jamiesonii:
- a CDS encoding penicillin-binding protein 1A: protein MRKVAYKLFLLLVVVLGASFLLSTVFVLLIYFSLPSPEALKNWKPPQATVIYDHKGRPFGDIGIQRRYYVELKYIPSHVRHAFISAEDKNFYKHFGIDPIAILRALITNILSGDIKQGASTITQQLARNLFLTPEKSLSRKIKEALLAIKIEREFSKDQILELYLNYIYLGQGAYGVEAASKIYFGKSVKELTVDEAAVLASLPKAPTKYNPFRNPERILERRNYVLSRMLEDGYITQEEFQAYSQKPIKLRLENRYYGMDYFLDYVKEYVVEKYGEVILAGGYAIYTTIDKDLQEHARRVLERGIFRVAKANGIPSLPSDYYEAERMYKEQKVDIRPGKVLIGKIKNVLGDEYVVEIGQEEFRAEKGELTFEKGDYVFVRFYRVKGKLKWEVLPDLQGALVALDAKTGAIRAMVGGYSYMRSPFNRAVYAKRQPGSAIKPIIYLSALMKGYTQVSIVDASPKSFYDPSTGKDWTPKNYEGIDYGPVSLRTALAKSINTATVNLLAEIGFDLPMEVGRSLGLELKPYYSMALGSIEVTPLELTSAYQAFANLGVRCKPYFVVRIISLDGRVLEENGPQCEQVLPPQETRVLVDMLRAVVLEGTGVSASSIQRYVAGKTGTTNDYMDAWFVGFTPHIVAGVWVGFDLKRSMGKGMAGSKVALPIWIDFMSLAAYMYPQEDFPIPEGVVFVECPTPMAFVSGTESVCSPEIQKEKDQQDELEGIVDPEFLQETPKVKEVP, encoded by the coding sequence ATGCGGAAAGTTGCTTATAAGCTATTTTTACTTTTGGTGGTAGTTTTGGGGGCATCTTTCTTGCTTTCAACAGTTTTTGTCCTTTTAATCTACTTCAGTCTTCCTTCGCCCGAAGCTCTCAAGAACTGGAAACCACCGCAAGCTACAGTTATTTACGATCACAAAGGAAGACCTTTTGGAGACATTGGCATTCAAAGGAGGTATTACGTTGAGCTAAAATACATACCATCGCACGTCAGGCACGCCTTTATATCCGCAGAAGACAAAAACTTTTACAAGCATTTTGGCATAGACCCCATAGCTATACTCAGGGCTCTTATAACAAACATCCTCAGCGGAGACATCAAGCAAGGAGCATCCACCATAACCCAACAGCTGGCAAGGAACCTGTTCTTAACTCCCGAAAAAAGCCTTTCAAGAAAGATAAAGGAAGCTTTGCTGGCTATAAAGATAGAAAGGGAGTTTTCAAAGGATCAGATACTGGAACTTTATTTAAATTACATCTACCTTGGACAGGGTGCTTACGGTGTGGAAGCAGCATCAAAGATATACTTTGGTAAGTCAGTAAAAGAGCTGACGGTGGATGAGGCGGCGGTCCTTGCAAGTCTCCCAAAGGCTCCCACAAAATACAATCCCTTTAGAAATCCCGAAAGGATCTTAGAAAGAAGAAACTATGTGCTTTCAAGAATGTTAGAAGATGGATACATAACTCAGGAAGAATTTCAGGCATACAGTCAAAAACCCATAAAGCTAAGATTAGAAAACAGATATTATGGCATGGATTACTTCTTGGACTATGTAAAAGAATACGTGGTGGAGAAATACGGTGAAGTTATCCTTGCAGGGGGATATGCCATCTATACAACCATAGACAAAGACCTGCAGGAGCATGCAAGAAGGGTTTTGGAAAGAGGCATTTTCCGTGTTGCAAAGGCAAACGGAATTCCATCCCTTCCCTCGGATTACTACGAAGCGGAGAGGATGTATAAAGAGCAAAAGGTTGATATAAGACCAGGAAAGGTTCTTATAGGAAAGATCAAGAACGTCTTAGGGGACGAGTATGTTGTAGAGATCGGTCAAGAGGAATTCAGAGCAGAGAAAGGAGAGCTTACGTTTGAAAAGGGCGATTACGTATTTGTCCGATTTTACAGGGTAAAGGGCAAGCTCAAGTGGGAGGTGTTGCCAGACCTTCAGGGTGCCTTGGTAGCTCTTGATGCAAAAACCGGTGCTATTAGGGCAATGGTAGGTGGATATTCTTACATGAGAAGTCCCTTCAATAGGGCGGTTTACGCCAAAAGACAACCTGGATCTGCCATAAAGCCAATTATATACCTATCTGCTTTGATGAAAGGATACACTCAGGTGAGCATAGTGGACGCAAGCCCCAAAAGTTTTTACGATCCATCCACTGGAAAGGACTGGACACCCAAAAACTACGAGGGAATAGACTACGGGCCAGTTTCCTTAAGAACTGCGTTGGCTAAGAGTATAAACACCGCTACGGTGAATCTTTTGGCAGAAATAGGCTTTGACCTTCCTATGGAGGTTGGAAGAAGTCTTGGACTGGAACTAAAACCTTACTACTCAATGGCCCTTGGAAGCATAGAGGTTACGCCCTTAGAGCTCACCTCCGCCTATCAAGCCTTTGCCAACTTAGGTGTTAGATGCAAACCCTACTTTGTGGTAAGGATCATTTCTTTGGATGGGAGGGTGTTGGAGGAAAACGGTCCCCAGTGTGAGCAGGTGCTTCCACCTCAAGAAACGAGGGTGCTTGTGGATATGCTAAGGGCTGTGGTTTTGGAAGGAACTGGTGTTTCTGCTTCTTCCATTCAAAGATACGTAGCAGGCAAAACCGGAACCACCAACGATTATATGGACGCATGGTTTGTGGGCTTTACTCCACACATAGTGGCAGGTGTTTGGGTTGGGTTTGACTTGAAAAGAAGTATGGGGAAAGGAATGGCTGGCTCAAAGGTTGCCCTTCCTATCTGGATTGACTTTATGTCCCTTGCAGCTTACATGTATCCACAGGAGGATTTCCCAATACCAGAAGGGGTAGTTTTTGTGGAGTGTCCTACCCCCATGGCCTTCGTCAGTGGCACAGAAAGTGTGTGTAGTCCAGAAATCCAGAAGGAAAAAGATCAGCAGGACGAATTAGAGGGTATAGTGGATCCAGAGTTTTTGCAGGAAACACCTAAGGTGAAGGAGGTTCCATAA
- the truA gene encoding tRNA pseudouridine(38-40) synthase TruA yields MHNYCLMLSFVGTNFHGWQVQPNLRTVQGVLSDALGTLFGEKIKLIGCCRTDAGVHAKEYIANFKSSKTFPLENLLKALNAVLPEDVGVKKVWFEDLSFNARYSVSGKLYVYRVFPSHTRDPFLEPFLWRIPYNLNKEIMKKGAELFLGNHNFLGFAKLEEEDNPFVELEECSVEEVDGIIEIRVRARRFLRYMVRRIAGCLIYLGMGKLTISDIKEFLNGKRCPYTAKAKGLTLEKVFLPKSLTDA; encoded by the coding sequence ATGCACAACTACTGTCTGATGCTTTCTTTCGTAGGGACAAATTTTCACGGTTGGCAAGTGCAACCAAATCTGAGGACTGTGCAGGGAGTTTTGAGTGATGCTTTGGGCACACTCTTTGGAGAAAAAATAAAGCTAATAGGTTGCTGTAGGACGGATGCAGGGGTTCATGCAAAGGAATACATAGCCAACTTCAAAAGCTCCAAGACCTTTCCCTTAGAAAATCTTTTGAAAGCTCTTAATGCGGTGCTACCTGAAGACGTAGGTGTAAAAAAGGTGTGGTTTGAAGACCTTAGCTTTAACGCTAGGTATTCCGTATCCGGTAAGCTTTATGTTTATCGGGTTTTTCCTTCCCATACGAGGGACCCTTTTTTGGAACCTTTTCTGTGGCGCATCCCCTATAATTTGAACAAAGAAATCATGAAGAAAGGTGCGGAGCTTTTTCTTGGAAATCACAACTTTTTAGGCTTTGCCAAGTTAGAAGAGGAGGACAACCCCTTTGTGGAGCTTGAGGAATGTAGTGTGGAAGAAGTAGATGGAATAATAGAGATAAGGGTAAGGGCAAGGAGGTTTTTGAGATACATGGTAAGGCGCATAGCGGGATGTTTAATTTACTTAGGTATGGGTAAGCTAACCATCAGCGATATTAAGGAATTCCTAAACGGTAAAAGGTGTCCTTACACCGCCAAAGCAAAGGGATTAACTCTTGAAAAGGTTTTCCTTCCAAAAAGCCTTACGGACGCATAA
- a CDS encoding ABC transporter ATP-binding protein, whose amino-acid sequence MSFVIEINNLNLIINGRQILKDVSFQVKEGEIFTILGGSGSGKTTITKCIVGLQKPTSGQIKVFGNDLSKLSPIQLNELRKSIGYVFQSAALFDSLKVWENVVFYYLEHSRMKEEELKTIALRYLKMVGLGEETLELYPAELSGGMRKRVGIARAIATEPKLIIYDEPTSGLDPITSRLIDDLIQELRDKTSSTALVVSHDMVSAFNISDRIMIIKDGQVVFIGTPREVLTHEDEFVREFLKSGFGQLQVTSKGS is encoded by the coding sequence ATGTCCTTTGTCATAGAGATTAACAACCTAAACCTAATTATAAACGGAAGGCAAATACTAAAGGACGTTAGTTTTCAGGTTAAAGAAGGGGAAATATTTACCATACTTGGGGGGAGTGGAAGCGGTAAAACCACCATTACAAAGTGCATAGTTGGTTTGCAAAAGCCTACCAGTGGTCAAATTAAGGTTTTTGGAAATGACCTATCAAAACTAAGCCCTATACAGCTGAACGAACTCAGAAAAAGTATTGGATATGTTTTTCAAAGTGCTGCCCTCTTTGATAGTCTTAAGGTTTGGGAAAATGTAGTTTTTTACTATCTTGAACATTCACGGATGAAAGAGGAAGAGCTAAAAACAATAGCGCTAAGGTATCTAAAAATGGTAGGCTTGGGAGAGGAAACCTTAGAACTTTATCCTGCAGAGCTCTCCGGTGGGATGAGAAAGAGGGTGGGAATAGCTCGTGCCATAGCGACAGAACCCAAACTTATCATCTACGATGAACCTACTTCTGGCTTAGACCCCATAACCAGCAGATTGATAGATGATCTTATTCAGGAACTTAGGGACAAAACGTCCTCCACCGCTTTAGTGGTTTCCCACGACATGGTTTCCGCTTTTAACATATCGGATAGGATAATGATAATCAAAGATGGGCAAGTGGTATTTATAGGCACACCCCGTGAAGTTCTGACGCACGAAGATGAATTTGTTAGAGAGTTCTTAAAAAGTGGCTTTGGCCAACTTCAAGTAACAAGCAAAGGATCATAA
- a CDS encoding class I SAM-dependent methyltransferase → MVEGLIKDLSSRVKGGLSVEFYDGRVIGEGKCRVVIKDPKVLKDILRDPEMGFGEHYIKGNIEVRGNLEDLLCGCLNYFSEKGKRLEFNPLKFILKLFNLLKFIETREVQRHYDLGNDFYSLWLDESLTYSCAFFKSNDSTLEEAQQEKRKIIYEKLQLKEGDRLLDIGCGWGSIILEAARLYDVDTVGITVSKQQYDYVKKKIKEYNLEQKVKVFLLHYEDLPKLGLKFNKIVSVGMFEHVGKGRHRKFFEVVSSILEEGGLFLLHTIGKVHPSTQSRWIRKYIFPGGYLPSIEEVLRATKGLDFNLIDLDNWRIHYYFTLKEWLRRFYRVSDYVIEKYGKDFYRMWELYLTASAVSFYIGSNHLFQFLFSKGVINDYPVMRRVFYDPLLVT, encoded by the coding sequence ATGGTAGAAGGTCTGATAAAGGATCTATCAAGCCGCGTTAAAGGTGGGTTATCAGTAGAATTTTACGATGGAAGGGTAATAGGAGAAGGTAAGTGTAGGGTTGTGATAAAAGATCCTAAGGTGCTTAAAGATATTCTTAGGGACCCTGAAATGGGTTTTGGAGAACATTACATTAAAGGAAATATTGAAGTTAGAGGAAATCTGGAGGATTTGCTCTGCGGATGTCTGAATTATTTTAGCGAAAAGGGAAAACGGTTAGAATTTAATCCCTTAAAGTTTATTCTTAAGCTATTCAATCTGTTAAAGTTTATAGAAACAAGAGAGGTTCAAAGGCACTATGATTTGGGAAATGATTTTTACAGCCTTTGGCTTGATGAATCTTTGACTTACTCCTGCGCCTTTTTCAAATCCAATGATTCCACCTTAGAAGAGGCTCAGCAGGAAAAGAGGAAGATAATATACGAAAAATTGCAGTTAAAGGAGGGAGACAGGTTGCTGGACATAGGATGCGGATGGGGATCTATCATCCTTGAAGCTGCAAGGCTGTATGATGTAGATACAGTAGGGATAACTGTTTCTAAGCAGCAGTACGATTATGTGAAAAAGAAGATAAAGGAATATAACTTGGAGCAAAAAGTTAAAGTATTCCTCCTTCATTACGAAGATTTGCCAAAGTTAGGGCTAAAGTTTAACAAGATTGTATCGGTGGGCATGTTTGAACACGTAGGGAAAGGAAGGCACAGAAAGTTCTTTGAAGTGGTTTCAAGTATTTTAGAGGAAGGTGGGCTATTTTTACTTCATACAATAGGTAAGGTGCATCCTTCTACTCAGAGCAGGTGGATAAGGAAGTATATCTTTCCCGGAGGGTATTTGCCTTCAATAGAAGAGGTATTGAGAGCTACAAAAGGTTTAGATTTCAATCTCATAGACTTGGACAACTGGAGGATACACTACTACTTTACTTTGAAGGAGTGGTTAAGAAGGTTTTACAGGGTAAGCGACTACGTTATAGAAAAATACGGGAAGGATTTTTATAGGATGTGGGAGCTGTATTTGACCGCCTCTGCGGTTTCCTTTTATATTGGTAGCAATCACCTGTTTCAGTTTCTGTTTTCAAAAGGTGTAATAAACGATTATCCTGTGATGAGACGGGTTTTTTATGATCCTTTGCTTGTTACTTGA
- the galU gene encoding UTP--glucose-1-phosphate uridylyltransferase GalU, whose amino-acid sequence MIRKAVLPVAGWGTRFLPATKAMPKEMFPVIDKPVVQFIVEECLHAGVDNIIFVTGRHKRPIEHHFDINSDLEKHLEQAGKDDLLKNVREISRLTNPIYIRQKEQLGLGHAVLVAEPVVGNEPFIVALGDVIIDGEENVIKRMIEIYERFGKSVIAVFEVDKEMVSKYGIVSVKHIEEDIYLVEDLVEKPKKEEAPSNLAIVGRYLLTPKIFEKLKVTPIGKGGEIQLTDAIRLLLEDEVVYAIKIESKVYDTGTPLGYLTTLVEYALKREDLRDDFLRFLEDIVSKYNQQTGKA is encoded by the coding sequence ATGATAAGGAAGGCGGTTTTACCAGTTGCAGGGTGGGGGACGAGGTTTCTCCCGGCAACAAAGGCAATGCCAAAGGAGATGTTCCCGGTCATCGACAAACCAGTGGTCCAGTTCATAGTGGAGGAGTGTCTTCATGCGGGTGTGGATAACATAATCTTTGTAACCGGAAGGCACAAAAGACCTATAGAGCATCACTTTGACATAAATTCAGACCTTGAAAAGCACTTGGAACAGGCTGGCAAAGATGACCTGTTGAAAAATGTAAGGGAAATAAGCAGGCTAACAAACCCAATCTACATAAGACAAAAGGAACAATTGGGTTTAGGTCATGCGGTTCTTGTCGCAGAACCTGTTGTAGGAAACGAGCCCTTTATAGTAGCCCTTGGAGATGTAATCATCGATGGAGAGGAAAATGTAATAAAGCGGATGATAGAAATATACGAGCGCTTTGGCAAAAGCGTTATAGCGGTGTTTGAAGTTGATAAGGAAATGGTAAGCAAATACGGTATTGTTTCGGTAAAACACATAGAAGAGGATATATATCTTGTGGAAGATTTGGTAGAAAAACCCAAAAAAGAAGAAGCGCCATCAAACCTTGCCATAGTTGGCAGGTATCTTCTTACTCCAAAGATTTTTGAAAAGCTTAAAGTAACCCCCATAGGTAAAGGAGGGGAGATACAGCTAACTGATGCCATAAGACTCTTGCTTGAGGATGAGGTGGTTTATGCAATAAAGATTGAATCAAAGGTTTATGATACAGGCACTCCTCTTGGCTACCTAACCACTTTGGTAGAGTATGCTCTAAAAAGGGAAGACCTCAGAGACGATTTTCTCAGATTTCTTGAAGATATTGTCAGTAAATATAACCAACAGACAGGTAAAGCTTAA